From Geotalea uraniireducens Rf4:
TCACTGGCGGCCCGATAGACGGCAAATACGTCGTTGCCGTCCACCTGCACCCCCTCGAAACCATAGGCAAAGGCCTTCTGCGCCAGGGTTGCAGACGCGGTCTGACCCTGGACCGGGATGGAGATGGCCCACTGGTTGTTCTGGCAGATGAAGACAACCGGAAGCCTGAACAAGCCTGCCATGTTGAACCCTTCGTGGAACTCCCCCTTGGAAGTTGCACCGTCGCCGAAGTAGGCGACCACGGCCACCGGGTCGCGCCGGTACTTGGCCGCCATGGCCACCCCGACGGCATGTGGGATATGGGTGCCGACGGAGACGCAGATGGGAAGGATGTTGAGGTTGTCGGGGGTCCGCTGGCCCCGTTCATCGCCGCCCCAGTACTGGAGCATCAGGTGGATAGGATAGCCGAGAGTGAAATGGACCGCCATCTCCCGAAAAGACGGGATCACCCAGTCGGTGGGGTGCAGGGCAAAGGCGCTCCCAACCTGGGCCGCCTCCTGCCCCATGATGGGGGGGTAGGTGCCGAGCCGCCCCTCCCGCTGCAAAGCCAGCGCCCGCTCATCGAAAGTCCGTGCCAGCACCATCAGCTCATACATCCGCCGGATGTCGCTCTCCGTCACTGCAGGCATGAGCGCATCATCCACTATGCCGCTTTCATCAAGGATGTGCAGGCGCTTCACCGCATAAGTGCTGATAATGTCCTCGGGCATGGCTACCGCCGGTATGGGAAGTAAGGGTGGAGGCTCTGTAGAAGAGTTTAGCCGACCGCGTCCGGCTGTCAACGGAGAGACTGATGCTACGGGGATAGTTGCTGCGTTGAAGTCATTTCAAGTTCTTCCATTGATAAGCCAACTTCCCCCCATAATGCCCCAACATAACCACTACCGGCAGGGCGCTGAACAGACATCCCATGTAGATCCATTTGAAAACGCCCCCATCAAAGAACAGGCCGGGATGGATAAGGCGTATGCATGCAGCGCTCCCCACCAGCAAGAATAGGATGGCCGAAAGCCACATCTTTCTGTAAAAAACGGGCGCGCGGCCACCGTTAAACTTTGTGCGCCAGTCATGCACGCCGGAGAAAAAGGAGACCGGCACCATGCACGTGGCAATGATTATCAAGTGCAAAACGGTACGCTCAAAATACGGATCACCACTGTTAAGGGCCAGAAGCAGGAACAACAGAGCGGCGGGAAGCAGGCCGTTATTGAAATGGGCAGCCACGGCATGGAGTACCAAGGTTTTACAGATATCCTTAAAAATTCCCGGCATCGATTCATTCTTTCCCTTGGGGCCCGCCCCTCTCCAGGTACTCTCTCCATGGCTGCCAGTAATACTTCTCCCATCCCTCGCTTACCCCCTGCACATCGTGATCCGCCACGTTGACATGGACGAGCTCGATCCGTCCCGAATCGCCTCCCGGCCAGAACGACATCACCAGGATGGAGTCGATGTCATCCGAGATCCAGTGATCGGCCCGCCAGGTCTGGGCAATGAGTCGGTGCGGCACAGTGTACAACATCGTCCCGAAAATCATCCCGTTAAACGCCAGAAACGCCGAGCCCGGCGCGGGGCTGATGGTTACCGAGGCGCCGGTAATGGCTGCATGGATCTCCGGATTGAGATACATGTCGTAGAGCCGCGCTGCAGGTGCCGGCAAGGTGATGCTCTGCTGGATCGTCTTTGGCATGGTTGATGGCTCCGCACTTTTATTTCTGATCGTGCCGCTTGAATAATCAATCCGAAAAAAAATGATCAGGACCGGCAACCCAGTTCCCTGAACCTGGCGTTGACAGCTTCCAGCTCTTCCGTCCGGCGCCGCAGATCTTCATTAAGCTGCTTGATTTCCTCTTCCGCCTGCCTGCGCTCGGTCACGTCCCGCTGCACGGCGACAAAGTGGGTGACTTGATGATTTTTGTCGATAATGGGGGCAACGTTCCATTCATTGATAAACTCGGTGCCGTCCTTCCGGTAGTTGATCGTCTCGCACCGAAATGTCTGCCTT
This genomic window contains:
- the pdhA gene encoding pyruvate dehydrogenase (acetyl-transferring) E1 component subunit alpha, with the translated sequence MPEDIISTYAVKRLHILDESGIVDDALMPAVTESDIRRMYELMVLARTFDERALALQREGRLGTYPPIMGQEAAQVGSAFALHPTDWVIPSFREMAVHFTLGYPIHLMLQYWGGDERGQRTPDNLNILPICVSVGTHIPHAVGVAMAAKYRRDPVAVVAYFGDGATSKGEFHEGFNMAGLFRLPVVFICQNNQWAISIPVQGQTASATLAQKAFAYGFEGVQVDGNDVFAVYRAASEALDKARSGGGPTFIECLTYRMADHTTSDDASRYRSPEEVASWRGKDPILRLERFMASRGLMSDEYARDVKQRAADTIDEAVRAEEAAPPPTAADMFDHACATLGQRQAAQRKEL
- a CDS encoding SRPBCC domain-containing protein codes for the protein MPKTIQQSITLPAPAARLYDMYLNPEIHAAITGASVTISPAPGSAFLAFNGMIFGTMLYTVPHRLIAQTWRADHWISDDIDSILVMSFWPGGDSGRIELVHVNVADHDVQGVSEGWEKYYWQPWREYLERGGPQGKE